A genomic region of Solanum dulcamara chromosome 2, daSolDulc1.2, whole genome shotgun sequence contains the following coding sequences:
- the LOC129880184 gene encoding uncharacterized protein LOC129880184: protein MAGNLCITLTQSSCITSPFSPKLYSSKTLLQKSHRISIAPFLKFQDSAPSQVSTRGFTTICFSSPRKGPDSKGSGADWPILRRWDVPWNWQTVSLSSLACGLSFVLTGLIETASIPYVGLDVEALSLDEKAEILFADQAITTAVVLIVLYTLTKSSQPLPDDIYRYDLKEPFNLQRGWLLWAGIGLVGAVAAIALTGVAMSTFNGEPPQRETDALARLLPLIGSSSISTVSLLGITGVLAPILEETVFRGFFMVSLTKWLPTPLAAVISGAVFALAHLTPGQFPQLFVLGTALGISYAQTRNLLTPITIHAFWNSGVILLLTFLQLQGYDIREIIQAT, encoded by the exons ATGGCTGGCAATTTATGTATAACTCTCACTCAATCTTCTTGTATCACTTCACCCTTTTCACCAAAACTTTATTCATCAAAAACTCTTCTTCAGAAATCACATAGAATCTCTATTGCCCCATTTCTCAAATTTCAAGATTCAGCCCCTAGTCAAGTTTCTACCAGAGGGTTCACTACTATATGCTTTTCTAGTCCCAGAAAAGGGCCTGATTCTAAA GGAAGTGGAGCTGATTGGCCAATTTTGAGACGCTGGGATGTGCCATGGAATTGGCAAACTGTTTCACTTTCTTCACTTGCGTGTGGATTAAG TTTTGTTTTGACAGGACTTATAGAGACAGCATCAATACCATATGTAGGACTTGATGTAGAAGCGTTGAGCTTGGATGAGAAGGCTGAAATTTTGTTCGCTGATCAAGC TATAACAACTGCAGTTGTGCTAATAGTCCTTTATACTCTCACCAAGTCATCTCAACCACTCCCTGATGACATATATCGTTATG ATCTGAAGGAACCTTTCAATCTCCAGAGAGGATGGCTTTTGTGGGCTGGAATTGGTCTAGTGGGAGCAGTAGCTGCAATTGCTTTAACAGGAGTGGCAATGTCTACTTTCAACGGTGAGCCGCCACAAAGAGAG ACTGATGCTCTTGCTCGGTTACTCCCATTGATAGGCTCCTCAAGTATCAG CACTGTTTCTCTGCTTGGCATTACCGGTGTACTTGCTCCAATTCTTGAGGAGACTGTGTTTAGAGGATTTTTTATGGTCTCTCTGACTAAGTG GTTACCTACACCGCTTGCAGCGGTTATTAGTGGTGCTGTATTTGCTCTTGCACATCTCACTCCTGGACAATTTCCTCAGCTTTTTGTTCTTG GGACTGCTCTGGGAATTTCTTATGCTCAAACGCGGAACCTCCTAACCCCAATCACAATTCATGCTTTCTGGAACTCCGGTGTTATTTTGCTTCTGACCTTCCTTCAG CTCCAAGGGTATGATATCAGGGAAATAATACAAGCAACTTGA